The Marinobacter sp. ANT_B65 genome has a segment encoding these proteins:
- a CDS encoding glucan biosynthesis protein: MDRRTLVKTLIAGLGVSALPMAPLAWAQEPESGDPDDSSPFSYAWLKGHAKELASHSYISHEGELPQSLKQISWDDYQAIRFRKDHALWADSESAFQAQLFHLGLYFQSPVTIHEVIDGKATMLRYNPEFFDYEGEQPLGDLPGNLGYAGFRLHYQTNFSLDLAAFLGASYFRAVASEMQYGMSARGLAIDTGVSGEEEFPRFSAFWLERPQPGSQVIRVWALLDSPSTTGAYAFVLDPGRNLVMDVDVALYPRTEIKRAGIAPLTSMYQVGENNRRMDYDWRPEIHDSDGLALLSGSGEWLWRPLENPAHLRFNSFADNNPRGFGLLQRDRNFDHYQDDGVFYERRPSVWVEPKGDWGKGSLDLVEIPTVDETFDNIVAFWHPEQALKPEQEYLFSYRLHWGEQAPVNPRELATVQATRTGLGGVIGQKREYFSWRFAVDFAGGVLEMLGEDAEVEAVISASRGEVEITSARPLSAINGYRAMFDLVPGDSEEPVNLRMFLRLGDEPLTETWVYQYTPPPESGRKLY, translated from the coding sequence ATGGATCGACGGACTCTTGTGAAAACTCTAATAGCCGGGCTTGGGGTGAGCGCACTGCCAATGGCCCCTTTGGCATGGGCACAGGAACCGGAATCCGGCGATCCCGATGACAGCAGTCCTTTCAGCTATGCATGGCTGAAAGGACACGCCAAAGAACTCGCCAGTCATTCCTATATATCCCACGAGGGCGAACTGCCCCAGAGCCTCAAACAGATTTCCTGGGACGACTATCAGGCTATCAGGTTTCGCAAGGATCACGCGCTGTGGGCTGATAGCGAATCTGCCTTCCAGGCTCAGCTTTTTCATCTAGGGCTTTACTTTCAATCTCCCGTCACTATTCATGAGGTGATAGACGGAAAAGCAACAATGCTTCGCTACAACCCGGAATTTTTTGATTACGAGGGTGAACAACCACTCGGTGACCTGCCGGGAAATCTTGGATATGCCGGTTTCCGCCTTCATTATCAGACCAATTTTTCTCTGGATCTGGCAGCGTTCCTCGGTGCCAGTTACTTCCGCGCAGTAGCTTCGGAAATGCAGTATGGAATGTCTGCCCGGGGACTGGCTATTGATACTGGTGTAAGCGGGGAAGAGGAATTTCCGAGGTTCAGCGCCTTCTGGCTTGAGCGGCCTCAGCCTGGTAGCCAGGTTATACGCGTGTGGGCATTGCTTGATTCACCCAGCACCACTGGCGCATATGCGTTTGTGCTTGATCCGGGCCGTAACTTGGTAATGGATGTAGATGTAGCTCTGTATCCACGCACCGAGATCAAACGGGCAGGTATAGCGCCCCTCACCAGCATGTATCAGGTTGGTGAAAATAACCGACGCATGGATTACGACTGGCGCCCGGAAATACATGACTCTGATGGCCTGGCTTTGCTATCCGGTAGTGGGGAATGGCTTTGGCGACCACTGGAAAACCCTGCCCATCTGCGTTTTAACAGCTTTGCCGATAACAACCCCCGGGGGTTTGGTCTGTTGCAGCGTGACCGTAATTTCGACCATTACCAGGATGATGGCGTGTTCTATGAGCGGCGTCCAAGTGTGTGGGTCGAGCCGAAAGGCGACTGGGGCAAGGGCAGTCTTGATCTGGTAGAGATCCCCACTGTGGATGAAACCTTCGACAATATCGTTGCATTCTGGCACCCGGAGCAGGCACTCAAGCCGGAGCAGGAATATCTGTTTTCATACAGATTGCACTGGGGGGAACAGGCGCCGGTCAACCCGAGAGAGCTTGCGACCGTGCAGGCGACCCGAACGGGCCTTGGCGGCGTTATCGGTCAGAAGCGTGAATACTTCTCCTGGCGCTTTGCCGTAGATTTTGCCGGAGGCGTGCTTGAGATGCTGGGTGAGGATGCTGAGGTAGAGGCTGTTATCAGTGCCAGCCGGGGCGAAGTGGAAATAACCTCGGCACGCCCATTGTCTGCAATCAATGGCTACCGGGCGATGTTTGACCTGGTTCCGGGCGACTCCGAGGAACCTGTGAATCTCCGTATGTTCCTGCGGCTGGGGGATGAGCCACTCACAGAGACATGGGTCTATCAGTACACGCCGCCACCAGAATCCGGGCGGAAGCTTTACTGA
- a CDS encoding GntR family transcriptional regulator — translation MSDIASQTYTRADEAFDCLQTAIVKGDLAPGDKIGELDLCSRFDLTRGPLREALGRLESRGLLVRRPHAGVRVVSLSTSELVELYRIREVMEGLAARQAAERMTDQEIADLKATLDSHEAMIDEARGQAYYQAEGDYDFHHRIATGSRNTKLAQMLLGDLYYMVRMYRYRLSTSAGRPHLALGEHRRIVEAIAQRDGELAEFLMKRHINAARKNIEKKIQEGVLTI, via the coding sequence ATGTCGGATATCGCTTCGCAAACCTACACTCGAGCCGATGAGGCTTTTGATTGTCTGCAAACGGCAATCGTTAAAGGTGATCTCGCTCCCGGGGATAAAATCGGCGAGCTGGATCTTTGCTCCCGTTTTGACCTGACACGCGGACCGCTTCGAGAAGCACTTGGTCGCCTCGAATCCCGAGGGTTATTGGTTCGTCGTCCTCATGCCGGTGTAAGAGTTGTTTCCCTGAGTACTTCGGAGCTGGTGGAGTTGTACCGCATAAGGGAGGTCATGGAGGGGCTCGCAGCCCGCCAGGCTGCAGAACGCATGACCGACCAGGAAATTGCCGATCTCAAGGCTACTCTGGATTCTCACGAAGCCATGATCGACGAAGCCCGTGGCCAGGCCTATTATCAGGCTGAGGGGGATTACGACTTCCATCATCGTATCGCCACTGGTAGCCGGAACACAAAGCTGGCTCAGATGCTCCTTGGTGATCTCTATTACATGGTGCGAATGTATCGCTATCGGCTAAGTACCTCCGCTGGTCGTCCCCACCTTGCTTTAGGAGAACACCGTCGTATTGTTGAAGCCATTGCCCAGCGTGATGGTGAACTTGCAGAATTTCTGATGAAAAGACACATCAACGCCGCTCGTAAAAATATCGAGAAAAAGATTCAGGAAGGCGTTTTAACCATCTGA
- the prpB gene encoding methylisocitrate lyase, giving the protein MSTKLSPGARFRKALNDNKPLQIVGTINAYAAMMAEKVGHQAIYLSGGGVANASYGLPDLGMTSMNDVVEDVRRITAATDLPLLVDIDTGWGGAFNIARTIREMERAGAAAVHIEDQVAQKRCGHRPNKEIVSKEEMVDRIKAAADARVDKDFFIMARTDAFQKEGLEAAIDRAKACIEAGADGIFAEAVTELEHYKAFSEALGDVPLLANITEFGATPLYNRKELGESGASMVLYPLSAFRAMNKAAVTVYQNILEKGDQKDVVDLMQTRMELYDYLNYHDFEQKLDQLFQQSK; this is encoded by the coding sequence ATGTCCACTAAGCTATCTCCGGGCGCACGCTTTCGCAAAGCCCTGAACGACAACAAGCCCCTGCAGATTGTAGGAACCATCAATGCTTACGCTGCCATGATGGCTGAAAAAGTAGGGCATCAGGCTATTTATCTTTCCGGTGGTGGCGTGGCTAACGCCTCATACGGGCTGCCGGATCTTGGCATGACCAGCATGAATGATGTGGTAGAAGATGTACGCCGCATCACCGCAGCCACCGATCTGCCTCTGCTCGTGGATATAGATACGGGTTGGGGCGGGGCGTTCAACATTGCACGCACCATTCGTGAAATGGAACGCGCAGGCGCGGCGGCTGTGCACATTGAAGATCAGGTTGCCCAGAAGCGTTGCGGGCATCGCCCGAACAAGGAAATCGTTTCCAAAGAAGAAATGGTTGACCGGATCAAAGCAGCTGCAGATGCCCGTGTAGATAAAGACTTCTTTATCATGGCCCGCACTGACGCCTTCCAGAAAGAAGGCCTGGAAGCAGCCATCGATCGCGCCAAAGCCTGCATTGAAGCAGGTGCCGATGGTATTTTTGCTGAAGCCGTTACCGAGCTTGAGCACTACAAAGCGTTCTCTGAGGCCCTGGGTGACGTGCCACTGCTGGCTAACATCACCGAATTTGGCGCAACGCCGCTTTATAACCGCAAAGAACTGGGCGAGTCCGGTGCCAGTATGGTGCTGTATCCACTGAGCGCATTCCGCGCCATGAATAAAGCAGCGGTGACCGTGTACCAGAATATTCTGGAAAAGGGCGACCAGAAAGATGTGGTTGATCTGATGCAGACTCGTATGGAACTTTACGATTACCTGAACTATCACGATTTCGAGCAGAAGCTGGACCAGTTGTTCCAGCAGTCAAAATAA
- the prpC gene encoding 2-methylcitrate synthase → MAEAKKLGGAGLRGQVAGETALCTVGKTGTGLTYRGYDVSDLADNAQFEEVAYLLLRGKLPNQQELDAYKKKLQSMRGLPAALKTVLEQIPKDAHPMDVMRTGCSMLGNLETEMDFSEQDDKIDRLLATFPGIITYWYRFVHDGVRIDTEGTCDSIGGHFLELLHGKKPSELHERVMNVSLILYAEHEFNASTFTARVCASTLSDIHSCVTGAIGTLRGPLHGGANEAAMELIQRFQSADEAEEGLMGMLSRKEKIMGFGHAIYSVSDPRNVIIKKWSEKLAKEVGDTVLYPVSVRCEEVMWREKKLFCNADFFHASTYHFMGIPTELFTPIFVMSRVSGWTAHVKEQRANNRIIRPSADYTGPDHAEWLPIEKRA, encoded by the coding sequence ATGGCAGAAGCAAAGAAACTCGGTGGCGCAGGTCTGCGCGGTCAGGTAGCGGGTGAAACTGCATTGTGCACCGTCGGCAAAACCGGAACCGGCCTGACTTATCGCGGTTATGATGTCAGCGATCTGGCCGATAATGCCCAGTTTGAAGAAGTAGCCTACCTGCTGCTGCGCGGCAAGCTGCCGAACCAGCAGGAACTGGATGCCTACAAGAAGAAACTTCAGAGCATGCGGGGGCTTCCCGCTGCATTGAAGACCGTTCTGGAGCAGATCCCCAAAGACGCTCATCCCATGGATGTGATGCGCACCGGTTGCTCCATGCTGGGCAACCTGGAAACCGAGATGGACTTCAGCGAGCAGGACGACAAGATCGACCGACTGCTGGCAACCTTCCCTGGCATCATCACCTATTGGTACCGCTTTGTTCACGACGGTGTGCGTATTGATACAGAAGGTACCTGTGACTCCATCGGTGGCCACTTCCTTGAGCTGCTGCATGGCAAGAAGCCCAGTGAGCTGCATGAACGGGTTATGAACGTATCCCTGATTCTGTATGCAGAACACGAGTTCAACGCTTCTACCTTTACTGCCCGGGTATGTGCATCCACCCTGTCTGACATTCACAGCTGCGTGACCGGTGCAATCGGTACTCTGCGAGGCCCTCTGCACGGTGGTGCCAATGAAGCGGCCATGGAGCTGATTCAAAGATTCCAGAGTGCGGACGAAGCAGAAGAAGGCCTGATGGGCATGCTGTCGCGCAAGGAAAAAATCATGGGCTTTGGCCACGCGATATACAGCGTGTCTGATCCGCGCAACGTGATTATCAAAAAGTGGTCTGAAAAACTGGCCAAGGAAGTGGGCGATACCGTTCTGTATCCGGTTTCTGTGCGTTGTGAAGAAGTTATGTGGCGTGAGAAGAAACTGTTCTGTAACGCTGACTTCTTCCATGCATCGACCTACCACTTTATGGGCATCCCGACCGAGCTGTTTACGCCGATCTTCGTTATGTCCCGTGTATCCGGCTGGACCGCCCATGTGAAAGAGCAGCGAGCCAATAACCGTATTATCCGCCCAAGCGCTGATTACACTGGCCCGGATCATGCTGAGTGGCTGCCGATTGAGAAGCGCGCTTAA
- the mdoH gene encoding glucans biosynthesis glucosyltransferase MdoH: MDKAPRDAPAKRSWRMVANLRRAVLMLFVFGQTAVASYYLLWVLPYHGGTLLEIGMLVLFAILYAWIAVGFWTAVFGFVIRLMGGDSHSILKRHKEEELLETPLAKTAVLLPVYHEPVHWTLSGLKAVYRDIERTGQIEHFEFYILSDSRDPDVWLEEQVAWNQLARELGGEGRIFYRRRPVNLNYKSGNVADFLRRWGRRCKYMVVLDADSLMTGNTIVRMVRLMEREPDVGILQTNPNIINGQSLFARIQQFANRFYSTLFASGLAAIQMGDAAFWGHNAILRIDPFMKHCGLRKLPGIGIFGGPIMSHDFVEAAYMGRAGYEVWLEPGLSGSYEESPPTLADELARDSRWAKGNLQHLWIMLREPGLRFAHRMAFLNGIMAYVASPLWLGFLILTTIAAADMTLSPIEYFPDGHQGLFPLWPEWRPEWALGLALSTLALLFLPKFLAILDAMIHRFTREFGGFFRLFCSVMLEIVISVLLAPVRMWAHSRYVVSALLNVSLQWAGQNRTEETGWKEALITQLPGMLLGAGWSAFAWSLDTMFFLWSLPVALPLILAAPTAVYLSRNSLGKALRKRQLLLIPEEIRSMPLLEDAVSFRAGDIADSPLTPLEQAVLRLDHNCLHQVLAWDHRFGSRKAELESCVARCLEDGPGALSPSEMSQIARDRESLRVLHEGAWRAPPDSFWGRAIGRLNAQTEDSSERHTA, from the coding sequence GTGGATAAGGCCCCGAGGGACGCCCCCGCGAAACGCTCCTGGCGAATGGTGGCGAATCTGCGTCGTGCGGTTTTGATGTTATTTGTATTCGGCCAGACTGCCGTGGCTTCCTATTATCTGTTGTGGGTATTGCCCTACCATGGCGGAACCCTTCTCGAAATCGGCATGCTGGTGCTTTTTGCCATCCTCTATGCCTGGATAGCTGTCGGATTCTGGACGGCCGTCTTCGGGTTCGTCATCAGGCTGATGGGCGGCGATAGCCACTCCATACTCAAGCGCCATAAAGAAGAGGAATTGCTGGAAACGCCTTTGGCGAAAACAGCCGTGCTGCTGCCTGTTTACCATGAGCCAGTGCATTGGACTCTCAGTGGCCTTAAAGCCGTGTATCGGGATATCGAGCGAACCGGCCAGATCGAACACTTCGAGTTTTACATACTCTCTGACAGCCGGGATCCTGATGTCTGGCTGGAGGAGCAGGTTGCATGGAATCAACTGGCCAGGGAGCTTGGCGGTGAGGGGCGGATTTTCTACCGCCGACGCCCGGTAAACCTCAACTACAAGAGCGGCAACGTTGCCGATTTTCTCCGTCGGTGGGGGAGGCGTTGCAAGTATATGGTTGTACTGGATGCCGATAGCCTGATGACGGGTAACACTATTGTCCGCATGGTGCGACTGATGGAGCGCGAACCGGACGTCGGTATCCTCCAGACCAATCCGAATATCATCAATGGCCAGTCCCTGTTTGCACGGATTCAACAATTCGCCAACCGCTTCTATTCCACCTTGTTCGCCAGTGGGTTGGCGGCTATCCAGATGGGCGACGCTGCGTTCTGGGGCCACAACGCCATTCTCCGAATCGATCCCTTCATGAAACACTGCGGATTGCGTAAGTTGCCCGGTATCGGAATCTTCGGCGGTCCTATCATGAGCCACGATTTTGTTGAGGCGGCGTACATGGGGCGTGCCGGCTATGAAGTATGGCTGGAACCAGGCCTGAGTGGCAGTTATGAAGAATCACCACCAACCCTGGCGGACGAGCTTGCCCGGGATAGCCGATGGGCTAAAGGCAATCTCCAGCACCTGTGGATCATGTTGCGGGAACCCGGCCTCCGCTTCGCCCACAGGATGGCATTTCTCAACGGTATTATGGCCTACGTAGCTTCCCCGTTGTGGCTGGGTTTCCTGATACTGACCACGATCGCAGCTGCCGATATGACGCTCTCGCCCATCGAATACTTTCCCGATGGTCATCAGGGGCTTTTCCCTCTCTGGCCCGAATGGCGGCCTGAGTGGGCGCTGGGCCTTGCACTGAGCACTCTAGCTCTGCTGTTTCTGCCAAAATTTCTGGCAATTCTCGACGCCATGATCCACAGGTTCACCAGGGAGTTTGGTGGCTTTTTTCGTCTTTTCTGTAGCGTCATGCTGGAAATCGTTATTTCGGTGTTGCTGGCTCCCGTGCGCATGTGGGCACACAGCCGTTATGTGGTCTCGGCCCTCCTGAATGTTTCCCTGCAGTGGGCGGGCCAAAACCGAACAGAAGAAACAGGCTGGAAAGAAGCATTGATCACCCAGTTGCCCGGGATGTTGTTAGGTGCTGGCTGGTCTGCATTTGCCTGGAGTCTGGATACCATGTTTTTCCTCTGGTCATTGCCCGTGGCCTTGCCGCTGATTCTGGCTGCGCCGACGGCCGTGTACCTCAGCCGGAATTCCCTTGGGAAGGCGCTCAGAAAACGGCAGCTCCTGCTTATACCGGAGGAAATCAGATCCATGCCTTTGCTTGAAGACGCGGTTTCGTTCCGGGCCGGTGACATTGCAGACTCCCCCCTTACGCCACTTGAGCAGGCTGTCTTGAGGCTTGATCACAATTGCCTGCATCAGGTCCTGGCCTGGGATCACCGGTTTGGTTCGCGCAAGGCTGAGCTTGAGTCGTGTGTGGCTCGATGTCTTGAAGACGGTCCGGGCGCACTGTCACCTTCCGAAATGAGCCAGATCGCCAGGGACAGGGAATCCCTTCGGGTATTGCACGAAGGTGCCTGGCGGGCGCCACCCGACAGTTTCTGGGGCCGGGCTATCGGAAGGCTGAATGCGCAAACTGAAGACTCAAGCGAAAGACACACAGCCTGA